One window of Dyadobacter sandarakinus genomic DNA carries:
- a CDS encoding LytR/AlgR family response regulator transcription factor yields the protein MQFPLKTILIDDEPLALSRLRRLLEKHAQTFNIVSEAKNGAEGLLEIDRHNPDVIFLDIEMPLLNGFEMLSKLTKMPLVVFSTAYDQYAIRAFEENSVDYLLKPVENDRLLKTIEKIRNITRAGDASAENPYSENLFKLLEAMKPKKEIFSLSVKTGDRILLIPLTEITHFEAEEKYVFLNTLDGQKYLLNFTLTSLEEKLPGHYLRVSRAGIVNTHHIREVQKHFNGKYVVTMRDRKASQLTSGSTYSEVIRHLLDN from the coding sequence ATGCAGTTCCCTCTTAAAACCATTCTCATCGACGACGAGCCGCTTGCCCTCAGCAGGCTGCGGAGGTTACTTGAAAAGCACGCCCAAACATTCAATATCGTGTCCGAAGCGAAAAACGGGGCAGAGGGTCTGCTGGAAATCGACCGGCATAATCCCGATGTTATTTTCCTGGACATTGAAATGCCGCTGCTGAACGGTTTTGAAATGCTGTCCAAGCTCACCAAAATGCCACTGGTCGTGTTTTCCACAGCATACGACCAGTACGCGATCCGGGCTTTTGAAGAAAACTCCGTCGACTACCTTTTGAAACCTGTTGAAAATGATCGCCTGCTGAAAACAATCGAGAAGATCCGTAACATCACGAGGGCCGGGGATGCTTCTGCCGAAAACCCGTATTCTGAAAACCTTTTTAAGCTCCTGGAAGCCATGAAGCCTAAAAAGGAGATTTTTTCATTGTCTGTAAAAACAGGCGACAGAATCCTTTTGATACCCCTCACAGAAATTACGCACTTTGAAGCAGAAGAAAAGTACGTATTCCTTAATACCCTCGACGGGCAGAAATACCTGCTTAATTTTACGCTTACTTCTCTTGAAGAAAAACTTCCCGGACATTATCTCCGAGTCAGCCGCGCCGGCATTGTGAACACCCACCACATCCGCGAAGTCCAAAAGCATTTCAATGGAAAATACGTGGTCACCATGCGCGACCGCAAGGCTTCGCAGCTCACCAGCGGCAGTACATACAGCGAAGTTATTCGTCATCTCCTTGATAATTAA
- a CDS encoding histidine kinase, which translates to MEEKKTRPLRMTASSLNGRDFSNMDLEGADFSFSSLQGANFDGANLKSATLRFASLDRTTFRNTDLRNADLSFSSMAGADMGGARVEGANFSFTSQGKAISWQDFSLIGMIQNQGWIGTVVATVLGAIILYGINAIVYFTAEIYYTHEPVRARLYQYLIGQNIVAGLFTVFLTLGLTAWLDHLLRSFPVKHLLLSVSVVLLNICLSLAMYYFFGDIVQDYVLKYPNERAQSAPWCWYMIGPLAIANVFYYLSREGKQISRKISDQEFQLLNLEKSKTRAELDALQARINPHFLYNALNSIASLVHEDPDKAEEMTLLLSKLFRYTTGRKTNDYFNTIQHELEMVETYLQVEKVRFGDRLRFTVEVADESLKELQVPKFILQPIVENAIKHGIAKVADQGNIVVRIYEEARALHLCVHDNGPLFPENMGAGYGMRSIQDKLKLLYGEHAALELHNIPSKSVNICIQKHAIERQQQSSQHAVPS; encoded by the coding sequence ATGGAAGAGAAGAAAACCAGGCCGCTGCGCATGACAGCATCCTCACTGAATGGGCGGGACTTCAGTAACATGGACCTGGAAGGTGCTGATTTCAGTTTTTCAAGCCTGCAGGGCGCAAATTTTGATGGTGCCAATCTGAAAAGTGCCACCCTGCGATTTGCCTCGCTGGACCGTACCACGTTCCGTAACACCGACCTTCGTAATGCCGACCTCAGTTTCAGCAGTATGGCAGGAGCAGATATGGGCGGTGCGAGGGTAGAAGGAGCCAATTTCAGTTTTACATCGCAGGGCAAAGCTATTTCGTGGCAGGATTTCAGCCTTATTGGTATGATCCAGAACCAGGGGTGGATAGGTACGGTGGTAGCTACGGTTCTGGGGGCGATTATACTTTATGGTATCAATGCAATCGTCTACTTTACTGCCGAAATCTACTATACCCACGAACCCGTCCGGGCCAGGCTGTACCAGTACCTGATCGGGCAAAATATTGTAGCCGGACTATTTACGGTTTTCCTGACGCTTGGCCTTACTGCCTGGCTTGATCATCTGCTCCGGAGTTTTCCGGTAAAGCATTTGCTGCTGTCGGTTTCCGTGGTTTTACTGAATATCTGCCTGAGCCTGGCGATGTACTACTTCTTCGGCGACATTGTGCAGGATTATGTATTAAAGTACCCCAATGAAAGAGCTCAAAGCGCACCCTGGTGCTGGTACATGATCGGCCCGCTGGCCATCGCCAATGTATTTTACTACCTAAGCCGCGAAGGCAAGCAGATTTCCCGGAAGATATCTGATCAGGAATTCCAGCTGCTCAATCTTGAAAAATCCAAAACCCGGGCGGAGCTGGATGCATTGCAGGCTCGCATTAACCCGCATTTTCTATATAATGCCCTCAATAGTATTGCCAGCCTGGTACACGAGGATCCCGATAAGGCAGAAGAAATGACACTGCTGCTCTCCAAGCTTTTCCGGTATACGACCGGCCGCAAGACGAATGATTACTTCAATACCATCCAGCACGAGCTGGAAATGGTCGAAACTTACCTGCAGGTTGAAAAGGTAAGGTTTGGTGACCGGCTGCGGTTTACGGTGGAGGTTGCGGATGAAAGCCTGAAAGAACTGCAGGTGCCCAAGTTCATTCTTCAGCCGATTGTGGAAAATGCAATCAAACATGGCATCGCGAAGGTAGCCGACCAGGGCAATATCGTAGTAAGGATATATGAAGAAGCCCGGGCTTTACATTTGTGTGTTCACGACAACGGACCGCTTTTTCCTGAAAATATGGGAGCAGGCTATGGAATGAGAAGTATTCAGGACAAGCTCAAACTGCTGTACGGCGAACATGCCGCCCTCGAACTGCACAACATTCCTTCCAAGTCGGTCAATATTTGCATTCAGAAACACGCCATAGAGCGGCAGCAACAATCCAGCCAACATGCAGTTCCCTCTTAA
- a CDS encoding 3-keto-disaccharide hydrolase: MLLVNSAFVVMNEPAPVAAKKPVKIFNGKDLTGWKINGTEKWFVEKGELICESGPDKGYGYLTTNKFYKNFDLSLQFLQEANGNSGVFFRSTVDGTKVAGWQVEVAPPNHDTGGVYESYGRGWLVQIPDEKEGFLKMGTWNTLRIRVNGDQVQTWLNGHPMVDFKDEKIGAADGSLALQIHDGGGIRVRWKNIEVEEL; this comes from the coding sequence ATGCTGCTGGTCAATTCGGCCTTTGTCGTGATGAACGAACCGGCACCCGTAGCTGCAAAAAAGCCCGTCAAAATCTTCAACGGGAAGGATCTTACCGGCTGGAAAATCAATGGTACTGAAAAATGGTTCGTGGAAAAAGGCGAACTGATCTGTGAAAGCGGCCCTGATAAGGGATACGGATATCTTACCACTAACAAGTTCTATAAAAACTTTGACCTTTCCCTGCAGTTTCTTCAGGAAGCCAATGGAAACAGCGGTGTGTTTTTCCGCTCCACGGTCGATGGTACCAAAGTGGCAGGCTGGCAGGTGGAAGTAGCACCGCCTAACCATGATACCGGAGGCGTGTATGAATCTTACGGTCGCGGCTGGCTGGTACAGATCCCCGATGAAAAGGAAGGCTTCCTGAAAATGGGAACCTGGAATACCCTGAGAATCCGGGTGAATGGCGATCAGGTTCAAACCTGGCTCAATGGTCATCCTATGGTTGACTTCAAAGATGAAAAGATAGGTGCTGCCGATGGTTCGCTGGCATTGCAGATCCACGATGGCGGCGGTATCCGCGTACGTTGGAAAAACATTGAGGTAGAGGAGCTGTAA
- a CDS encoding fasciclin domain-containing protein: MKKYGAVRLGGAFFLVMALFSMTMVSCQEKDEDRVKPKTITDVILENEQFSILRDVVLYTGMKDALRTTELTFFAPSNAAFLRANILGSSAITALPKDSAMLFLKSHLVGANALEFKQLAAGKLKSLAGREIFITKIDSTVSVNAAKIIIHDVNADNGVIHVIDNVVVPLR; encoded by the coding sequence ATGAAAAAATATGGTGCTGTAAGGCTTGGAGGGGCATTTTTTTTGGTGATGGCCCTTTTTTCGATGACCATGGTATCGTGCCAGGAAAAGGATGAGGACAGGGTGAAGCCAAAAACAATTACCGATGTGATTCTGGAAAATGAACAATTCAGCATCCTCCGTGATGTAGTCCTTTATACCGGCATGAAGGATGCGCTGCGCACCACTGAGCTGACGTTTTTTGCTCCCAGTAACGCTGCTTTTCTGCGGGCGAACATACTCGGTTCTTCCGCAATCACTGCTTTACCCAAGGACTCTGCAATGCTTTTCCTGAAAAGTCACCTGGTAGGAGCAAATGCCCTGGAGTTCAAACAGCTTGCAGCGGGAAAACTGAAGTCACTGGCCGGGCGGGAGATTTTCATTACTAAGATCGACAGTACCGTGTCCGTGAATGCGGCAAAAATTATCATTCATGATGTGAATGCCGATAATGGCGTGATCCATGTGATCGACAATGTGGTAGTGCCACTCCGGTAA
- a CDS encoding nucleoside-diphosphate kinase: protein MPTNKTFTMIKPDAVKDGNSGSIIQMIEAAGFRIVALKKTQISQQQAGQFYAVHEERPFYEALCKYMSSGPIIPMILEKENAVADFRKLIGATNPANAEDGTIRKLFAKSMEANAIHGSDSDENATIEGSFFFSGTEQY, encoded by the coding sequence ATGCCAACGAATAAAACATTTACCATGATCAAGCCGGATGCCGTAAAGGATGGTAATTCCGGTTCTATTATCCAGATGATAGAAGCGGCCGGGTTCCGGATCGTTGCTTTGAAGAAAACGCAGATCAGTCAGCAGCAGGCGGGCCAGTTTTATGCTGTGCACGAAGAGCGCCCGTTTTATGAGGCTTTGTGTAAATATATGTCGTCAGGTCCGATCATCCCGATGATTCTTGAAAAGGAAAATGCAGTTGCTGACTTTCGTAAGCTGATCGGTGCAACCAATCCGGCCAATGCCGAAGATGGCACAATCCGCAAGTTGTTTGCCAAATCAATGGAAGCAAATGCCATCCATGGTTCCGACTCAGATGAAAATGCCACCATCGAAGGCAGCTTCTTTTTCAGCGGTACAGAGCAGTATTGA
- a CDS encoding DHH family phosphoesterase, producing the protein MNQSLEELCSFLSNPQKIIVTMHRDPDADALGSSLGWASYLTRKGHEVTVISPTEYAANLKWLSGIEHVMIYEKAGEQVKCKRKIEQATLICCLDFSALSRLKDLGRVVADAAAPKLMIDHHLEPEHFAKWMFWDTAAAATAQLVYELVCEMENHAPAEEIFDIPMAECLYAGIMTDTGSFRHGNVTPAVHLAVAALMRTGFDSSRVHRMIYDNAPLSRLQFLGYVLSQKLTVLPQFRTAYMVLTEAELQKFNSSTGETEGIVNYGLQVENVVMSAMFIERKGEVKISFRSVGTFSVRDLASAHFSGGGHKNASGGRSEKPVNETLDYFLSILPDYQQELLNVD; encoded by the coding sequence GTGAATCAATCTCTTGAAGAGCTTTGCTCTTTTTTGTCCAACCCGCAGAAAATCATCGTTACGATGCACCGGGACCCGGACGCCGACGCGCTGGGCTCGTCACTTGGCTGGGCCAGCTACCTCACCCGGAAAGGACATGAAGTAACAGTGATCAGCCCTACGGAGTATGCTGCCAACCTCAAATGGCTTTCCGGCATCGAGCATGTCATGATTTATGAAAAGGCTGGCGAGCAAGTCAAATGCAAGCGCAAGATTGAGCAGGCTACCCTTATTTGCTGCCTCGATTTCTCTGCACTTTCCCGGCTCAAAGATCTGGGCAGGGTGGTAGCAGATGCTGCTGCCCCCAAGCTGATGATCGACCATCACCTTGAACCGGAACATTTTGCCAAATGGATGTTCTGGGACACGGCGGCCGCAGCTACCGCACAACTTGTATATGAGCTGGTTTGTGAAATGGAAAACCATGCACCGGCAGAAGAGATTTTTGACATTCCGATGGCTGAGTGCCTGTATGCAGGCATTATGACCGATACCGGATCATTCCGGCACGGGAATGTTACGCCGGCTGTACACTTGGCCGTGGCTGCGCTGATGCGTACAGGATTTGATTCGAGCAGGGTACACAGGATGATTTACGACAATGCACCTTTGTCGCGCCTGCAGTTCCTGGGCTATGTACTTTCACAAAAACTAACTGTGCTCCCTCAGTTCCGGACAGCCTACATGGTGCTTACGGAGGCCGAGTTACAGAAATTCAATTCCAGTACCGGAGAGACCGAAGGCATTGTCAATTATGGCCTGCAGGTCGAAAACGTGGTCATGTCGGCCATGTTCATTGAGCGTAAGGGAGAGGTAAAAATATCGTTTCGCTCAGTAGGTACATTCTCGGTAAGAGACCTTGCCAGCGCTCACTTTAGCGGAGGCGGCCATAAGAATGCATCCGGCGGAAGATCTGAAAAGCCGGTAAATGAAACACTCGACTATTTCCTCAGCATTCTTCCGGATTATCAGCAAGAACTTTTAAATGTAGATTAA
- a CDS encoding FKBP-type peptidyl-prolyl cis-trans isomerase, which yields MKFKTIGYAIGITILAAACNKYRTQVTENGLKYQLFEHDDDARKAKLGDIISFHLVLKNGTDSTLRDTYKDKNPVKMVLQAGPYKGSFEEGLTLLSTGDSAKFLINADTLFSKIGQQMPPMIKKGSELSFTVKVLSILTSEEFQKQQADAGVKQKAIDAKIIDEYLTKNNLKGKARKTASGLTYVPQTEGTGPSPTAGDNVKVHYTGKFLDGKEFDSSKSQGKPLELQVGTGMVIPGWEEGIMLMKKGEKGLLLVPSGLGYGPEAYGPIPGNSVLQFEMELIDFSKGQARPAAPQMPAR from the coding sequence ATGAAATTTAAAACAATCGGTTATGCGATCGGCATAACTATCCTCGCAGCCGCTTGCAACAAATACCGCACACAGGTTACCGAAAACGGACTGAAGTACCAGCTTTTTGAACACGACGATGATGCCCGCAAAGCAAAGCTGGGAGACATTATTTCTTTTCATCTTGTATTGAAAAACGGAACAGACTCGACACTGCGCGATACTTATAAAGATAAAAACCCTGTAAAAATGGTATTGCAGGCTGGTCCGTACAAAGGAAGCTTTGAAGAGGGACTTACTTTGCTTTCAACAGGTGACAGCGCCAAGTTCCTGATCAATGCAGATACTTTGTTTTCAAAAATCGGGCAGCAGATGCCTCCTATGATCAAAAAAGGCTCTGAACTGAGTTTTACAGTGAAGGTATTGAGCATACTGACATCTGAAGAATTCCAGAAGCAGCAGGCTGATGCAGGAGTGAAGCAAAAAGCGATCGATGCCAAAATTATCGACGAATATCTTACCAAAAATAACCTGAAAGGCAAGGCACGGAAAACAGCTTCGGGCCTTACTTATGTGCCGCAAACCGAAGGAACAGGCCCAAGCCCGACTGCTGGTGACAATGTGAAAGTACATTACACAGGCAAGTTTCTGGACGGAAAAGAGTTTGACAGCTCTAAAAGCCAGGGCAAACCACTGGAACTTCAGGTAGGTACAGGAATGGTAATCCCAGGCTGGGAAGAAGGCATTATGCTGATGAAAAAAGGTGAAAAAGGTCTTTTGCTGGTTCCTTCCGGGCTCGGCTACGGACCTGAGGCTTACGGCCCAATTCCGGGTAACTCTGTACTACAGTTTGAAATGGAACTGATCGATTTCAGCAAAGGCCAGGCTCGTCCAGCTGCTCCTCAGATGCCGGCGAGATAA
- the rdgB gene encoding RdgB/HAM1 family non-canonical purine NTP pyrophosphatase produces MKLCFATNNANKLQEIQAMLGQEFKLVTLEQIGCYDDIPEPYETISENSVGKARYVWENFGINCFADDTGLEVEALGGEPGVMSARYAGPQRMPDDNMNLLLQNLAPFDDRSARFITVITLCINGDYQQFEGTINGTIISEKRGDQGFGYDPVFMPEGFEVTFAQMSMQEKAALSHRGRAFAKLVEFLKDKQEN; encoded by the coding sequence ATGAAACTTTGCTTTGCAACCAACAACGCCAACAAACTACAGGAAATACAGGCTATGCTCGGACAGGAGTTCAAGCTGGTAACACTTGAACAAATCGGCTGCTACGATGACATTCCGGAACCTTACGAAACCATCAGTGAAAACTCGGTAGGAAAAGCAAGGTACGTCTGGGAAAACTTTGGCATTAACTGCTTTGCGGACGATACCGGCCTGGAAGTGGAGGCGCTTGGCGGTGAGCCGGGCGTAATGTCTGCCCGGTATGCGGGCCCTCAGCGTATGCCCGACGATAACATGAACCTGCTGCTGCAAAATCTGGCACCATTCGACGATCGTAGCGCTCGCTTTATCACAGTAATCACATTGTGTATCAATGGGGATTATCAGCAGTTTGAAGGAACTATCAACGGAACCATCATTTCAGAGAAAAGAGGCGACCAGGGATTCGGATATGACCCTGTTTTCATGCCGGAAGGTTTTGAAGTTACTTTTGCACAGATGAGCATGCAGGAAAAAGCTGCATTGAGCCATCGCGGACGTGCCTTTGCAAAGCTGGTAGAGTTTTTGAAAGACAAACAGGAAAACTAG
- a CDS encoding PPK2 family polyphosphate kinase: MSKFNLEDHRYDGTRKFDIKKTKTRFPDIYESREEYEQMQEDAAKELDELQSKMYAHNRYGLLVIFQAMDAAGKDGTIKHVLSGVNPVGVKIHSFKRPTETELSHDFLWRSNVVLPQRGTITIFNRSYYEEVLVVKVDPSILINAQRLPAELTSDLPKLWKQRYSDIRHLEKYLHRNGIRVIKFFLHVSKEEQAERLIERIQDPSKNWKFEEQDVKLRDKWNEYMEAYQDCINSTASKKAPWYVIPADDKKNMRLTVAKVLTAELKKMKMDFPPEDQARSEELHHFIDVINAQNEQ, from the coding sequence ATGTCCAAGTTTAATCTGGAAGATCACCGCTACGACGGTACCCGCAAGTTTGATATCAAAAAAACAAAAACCCGCTTTCCCGACATTTATGAGAGCAGGGAAGAATACGAACAGATGCAGGAAGATGCAGCCAAAGAGCTCGATGAGCTGCAAAGTAAAATGTATGCGCACAACCGCTACGGCTTGCTGGTCATTTTTCAGGCTATGGATGCAGCGGGAAAGGATGGCACCATCAAACACGTATTGTCGGGCGTAAATCCGGTAGGCGTTAAAATCCATTCATTCAAAAGACCTACTGAAACCGAGCTTTCACATGATTTTCTGTGGAGAAGCAATGTAGTGCTGCCGCAGCGGGGAACGATTACCATTTTTAACCGCAGCTACTACGAGGAAGTACTGGTCGTGAAAGTTGACCCCAGCATCCTGATCAATGCACAGCGCCTTCCTGCAGAGTTGACAAGCGATCTGCCGAAACTCTGGAAGCAGCGCTACTCAGACATCCGGCATCTGGAAAAATACCTGCACCGGAATGGTATCAGGGTCATTAAGTTCTTTCTGCATGTATCAAAAGAAGAGCAGGCCGAGCGGTTGATTGAACGTATTCAGGACCCGTCCAAAAACTGGAAATTTGAAGAGCAGGATGTGAAGTTGCGGGATAAGTGGAATGAATATATGGAGGCATATCAGGATTGCATTAACAGTACTGCCAGCAAGAAGGCTCCGTGGTACGTCATTCCCGCCGATGACAAGAAAAACATGAGGCTGACAGTTGCAAAGGTCCTTACCGCCGAACTCAAAAAGATGAAGATGGACTTTCCGCCGGAAGATCAGGCACGTTCCGAGGAACTCCATCACTTTATTGATGTCATCAATGCACAAAATGAGCAATGA